A genomic stretch from Pelotomaculum schinkii includes:
- a CDS encoding flagellar hook-basal body protein, whose translation MNVLRALGSGASGLNAQQIKVDISANNLANINTPGFKKSSPDFFELVSQDLLNSGIPAAAGDNRLALGSGVHVAEVTRVYEQGNMIETGAPADLAIQGEGFFKVLLPDGEERYTRGGSFTLDPAGNIVTSAGYILEGIQLTPGSSKINVARDGTVSVVNHDETITVEGQIQLYQFTNAAGLQAAGEDLYSFNGPAAEVVAGDPGTGGFGIVRQGCLEKANVDLVEEMTNLIEAQRAYGFNTRIVRTADEMWSMANSLRK comes from the coding sequence ATGAATGTGTTAAGAGCCCTCGGAAGCGGCGCTTCCGGACTTAACGCCCAGCAAATAAAGGTTGATATTTCGGCCAATAATCTTGCTAACATCAATACCCCGGGCTTTAAAAAAAGCAGCCCCGATTTTTTCGAACTGGTCAGTCAGGATTTATTGAACTCCGGCATCCCGGCAGCTGCCGGCGATAACCGGCTTGCGCTGGGAAGCGGTGTACACGTAGCGGAGGTGACGAGGGTTTATGAACAGGGAAATATGATTGAAACCGGAGCTCCAGCAGATTTGGCAATTCAGGGTGAAGGGTTTTTTAAAGTGCTTCTGCCTGACGGGGAAGAGCGATATACCCGGGGTGGTAGTTTTACCCTTGACCCGGCAGGGAATATCGTTACATCCGCCGGTTATATCCTGGAGGGAATTCAGTTGACGCCAGGTTCAAGTAAAATAAATGTGGCTCGAGATGGAACGGTGAGTGTTGTCAACCACGATGAGACCATCACTGTGGAGGGGCAAATCCAGTTGTACCAGTTTACCAACGCGGCGGGACTTCAGGCGGCGGGTGAGGACCTTTATTCCTTCAACGGGCCTGCAGCGGAAGTTGTTGCGGGAGATCCCGGCACGGGGGGATTCGGTATAGTCAGGCAAGGTTGCCTGGAAAAGGCCAATGTCGACCTGGTTGAGGAAATGACTAACCTGATTGAAGCCCAGCGCGCCTATGGGTTCAATACCCGTATTGTGCGCACGGCTGATGAGATGTGGAGTATGGCCAATAGTTTACGGAAGTAA
- a CDS encoding chemotaxis protein CheD: MQLSPARENQVSQAVLVTEIQVGIAELKVAGHPDRLITFSLGSCVGVSLYDPFTRVGGLIHIMLPDSTQFNTVTKPAKFADLGIPLLLSEIRRYGARSANLQAKLAGGAQMFSGSNEKFELNIGMRNATMARQTLKKLGIKILAAELGGNRGRTMILDTVSGQVFIRTAGSQLKVI, translated from the coding sequence ATGCAGTTGTCGCCGGCACGGGAAAACCAGGTAAGCCAGGCTGTGCTTGTTACCGAAATTCAGGTTGGTATCGCTGAACTGAAAGTGGCCGGGCACCCTGACCGTTTGATTACCTTTAGCCTTGGTTCCTGTGTCGGGGTCAGCCTTTATGACCCTTTTACCAGGGTGGGAGGGCTAATACATATTATGCTTCCTGACAGTACCCAGTTCAACACTGTTACCAAACCGGCCAAGTTTGCCGATCTGGGCATCCCCCTGCTTTTAAGTGAGATCAGGCGTTATGGGGCAAGGAGCGCCAACCTGCAGGCTAAGCTGGCCGGCGGGGCCCAGATGTTTTCCGGTTCAAATGAAAAGTTTGAGCTCAATATAGGCATGCGAAATGCTACTATGGCCAGGCAAACATTAAAAAAGCTTGGAATTAAAATATTGGCCGCGGAATTGGGCGGCAACAGGGGCAGGACCATGATCCTGGATACGGTCAGCGGACAGGTTTTTATTCGGACGGCGGGTAGCCAATTAAAGGTGATTTAA
- a CDS encoding chemotaxis protein CheC, giving the protein MSERIEMSYSHLDVLQEISNIGLGNAATALAELLKKKVNIAVPHATFLEMEQVFPLVGGLEEVVACVNLSFDGDVAGTVMYIFAEKSVYKLVDMLLGQEIGATGELNALGESVIMEIGNILTGSFMNALGSMTGLTMQTSVPLFAFDMMGAILSASLVASGHWDEQVLLIETIFLQNNDQIKGHFFLLPETGALNRLFEALGIPA; this is encoded by the coding sequence ATGAGTGAACGCATAGAAATGTCATACTCCCATTTGGATGTTCTGCAGGAAATCAGTAACATCGGTTTGGGTAACGCTGCCACAGCCCTGGCCGAATTACTGAAAAAAAAGGTTAATATAGCTGTGCCTCATGCCACTTTTTTGGAGATGGAACAGGTATTTCCTCTGGTAGGCGGGCTGGAGGAAGTCGTTGCCTGTGTCAACCTCAGTTTTGACGGTGATGTTGCTGGAACAGTTATGTATATTTTTGCAGAAAAAAGCGTCTATAAGCTGGTGGATATGTTGCTCGGGCAGGAGATAGGCGCTACCGGGGAACTGAACGCTTTGGGTGAGTCGGTTATAATGGAAATCGGCAACATTTTGACCGGCTCATTTATGAACGCCCTCGGTAGTATGACCGGCTTGACCATGCAAACTTCCGTGCCGTTGTTTGCTTTTGATATGATGGGGGCGATCTTAAGCGCTTCTCTTGTAGCCAGCGGTCACTGGGATGAGCAAGTGCTTTTAATCGAAACAATTTTTTTGCAGAACAATGACCAAATTAAAGGGCACTTTTTCCTGCTGCCGGAAACCGGCGCTCTAAACAGGCTTTTCGAAGCGTTGGGTATACCTGCATAA
- a CDS encoding response regulator produces MGKRILIVDDAAFMRMMIKNIVTKNGYEVVGEAENGQAALELYKEHKPDLVTMDITMPEMSGIEGVKAIRQFDPAANIIMCSAMGQQAMVMDAIQAGAKDFIVKPFQQDRILQAIERVLARAGQ; encoded by the coding sequence TTGGGTAAGAGAATCCTGATTGTAGATGATGCTGCATTTATGAGAATGATGATTAAAAATATCGTCACGAAAAATGGCTATGAAGTGGTAGGTGAGGCTGAGAACGGGCAGGCTGCTTTGGAATTATATAAGGAGCACAAACCCGACCTGGTGACTATGGATATCACCATGCCTGAGATGAGCGGCATTGAGGGTGTGAAGGCCATCCGCCAGTTTGACCCTGCCGCCAACATAATCATGTGCAGCGCTATGGGCCAACAGGCCATGGTAATGGATGCTATTCAGGCGGGGGCAAAAGATTTTATCGTTAAGCCCTTCCAGCAGGACCGCATCCTTCAGGCTATCGAGAGAGTCCTGGCCAGAGCAGGCCAATAA
- the fliM gene encoding flagellar motor switch protein FliM: MDVLSQNEIDALLDALSTGEVKIEELKGTAQQVNYKNYDFRRPNKFSKEQLRTLQALHGVFARILSNFLTGYLRNNIQVEVASVDQMTYEDFIGSIPSPAVLTVFSLEPLKGTAMVQFDPMFLFPMIDLFFGGKGEAPGSVREFTDIELAVARNLAEKVLENLALAWKDIIQVKPVITSVETNPHLHQILSFNEIVALITLTTQVGDATKGFINLCLPFPLLVPVVSQLAYHKSFKPDTTDISIQETKRLQYWLGFPMIELTVLTGQTQITVHDFLQLQEGDVLLLNSKVDQDMDLYVGESLKFKAQPGTLGNQLAVQITALTSGGEQDD; the protein is encoded by the coding sequence ATGGATGTCCTGTCTCAAAACGAAATAGACGCTTTGCTGGATGCGTTGTCCACGGGCGAAGTTAAGATTGAAGAACTTAAAGGAACCGCACAACAGGTTAATTATAAAAACTATGATTTCCGGCGCCCGAATAAATTTTCCAAGGAACAGCTGCGTACCCTCCAGGCGTTGCATGGTGTCTTCGCACGTATCCTGTCGAACTTTTTAACCGGATATCTGAGGAACAACATTCAGGTTGAGGTCGCTTCTGTGGATCAAATGACTTATGAGGATTTTATTGGTTCAATACCAAGTCCGGCGGTCCTTACTGTTTTTTCCTTGGAGCCTTTAAAGGGTACGGCCATGGTGCAGTTTGATCCTATGTTTCTTTTCCCCATGATCGACCTGTTCTTCGGGGGGAAAGGGGAAGCCCCGGGCTCAGTCCGGGAGTTTACCGACATCGAACTTGCTGTGGCGCGCAATCTGGCCGAAAAGGTCTTGGAAAACCTGGCCCTGGCCTGGAAGGACATTATTCAGGTCAAGCCGGTTATTACTTCTGTGGAGACCAACCCTCACCTGCACCAGATATTATCTTTTAATGAAATTGTGGCCCTGATCACCCTGACTACCCAGGTAGGCGACGCAACCAAAGGATTTATTAACCTTTGTCTGCCCTTTCCTTTATTGGTTCCTGTAGTCTCCCAACTGGCTTATCACAAAAGCTTTAAACCCGACACTACTGATATTAGTATTCAGGAAACAAAAAGACTACAATACTGGCTCGGCTTTCCAATGATAGAACTGACGGTTTTGACCGGCCAAACCCAGATAACCGTTCATGATTTTTTACAGTTGCAGGAAGGTGACGTGTTGCTTCTGAACAGTAAGGTAGATCAGGATATGGACCTGTATGTAGGAGAATCTTTGAAATTTAAAGCTCAGCCAGGTACGCTGGGGAACCAGCTCGCCGTACAAATTACCGCGTTGACGTCGGGAGGTGAGCAAGATGACTAA